GCTGTGCACTGCAACTGTGTTTACAAGACAGCAATGACagttttttatttctctcttttgtctcccttcctcccctgaaGGGAAACGTGCTTCCAATCTCCCAGGAAGAAATGAAAGCTCTAGACAGAAAGGACACAAAGGACACTGGGACCATGGGTGACATCCCACTCCCATACGTGGGCTACACATACAAACAAGAACTCAtgtgcatgcttgcatgcatgAGCATTCTCACgtgcttatacacacatacacacgcacacgcacacacactggcTGGAGCTTCCAAGAGCAGCTGTGTGATTTCGGGGTAATTGAAAATGTCGATCTTTATTCTAGAGTATAAACAGGGCAGAGGGAAACAGGAGTCAAGGAGGATAGTAGTGTCGGGGACCAGAGGAAGGAGACCCAGTGAGAAGAGCTAGACCAGATGGGAGGCTGCAAACACAGAGGGGAAGAGCAGGAAGTTTTCTCCCCACCGTGGACAGCTGAGACGTGCATCTTTCCACCCTTAAGGCTCAAGGAGACATTCTCCAATCAGCCACTACCCTGCTCCTTGAGGCATGAGGACCGAAGAGCTACCCTCACTCTGGGTGCTCCTTCTGTGTGCTGGGGGCTGGCAGAGACCACCTGACTTATCCTGGTGGATAAGTGACACCTTTGACCCAGAGCACCCCAACTCCTTCATGAGCATAGAGCACTCTCCTCCTACCCCAGCCCCcacctctgcatgtgtgtgtatgtatgtatgaatatatgtgtattgtgtatgtgtgtatgcatgtgtatgtatgtgtatgtttgtatatgtatgtgtgtatgcatgtgtatgtgtatgtatgtgtatatatgtatatatgtgtatgtgtgtgtgcatgtgtatgtatatgtatgtttttatatgtgtgtatatgtttatgtatgtatgtatgcatgcatgcatgtatgtatgtatgtatgtatgtgctctaCTACGCTTATAGTCTATATCCTTTGCTTCTGGGGAGCTGGAGTGCATCTGTGAACCAGCCCAGGGTATGAGATGAGGAGGTAGCTGGAGTCCCTGAGCTGCTACGAGGTGAGGGAATGGCCTGCTGTGAAATCTAGGGGAGCTTCTTGCTTGTTCCCTTGGAGGACAGTGTGGCAGATATGCTTGAGGGCAGCTGGTAGAAGGTAAACTGTGGCTTTCCCCTTTCTCTGAGAGACATCTTGGCTCAATGTACCTGCAAGTCAGGGACATAAGCCCACAAGTGACACGTTCTgactctttcctccttttctccatCCTTCAGAACCCCAAATCCATTCCAAGAGTTCCTCTAGCTCACGTCCTCTGACTccactcttatctgctgagcctaGGGGCCTGGCGATCTGTCTAGTGAAAAAAAGAGTGGACTCAGCCCCAGGACAAATAAAAGCTCACCCCACACTAAGCCCCACTCCTGGTGACACACCAACACTAATCTGGAGACAGGCCACTCATTTATTATCTAGTCAGGATTGTTTCTTTGCCCTGGGACTTAGTTCCATCTTTCGAACAGTGTTGGCTTGGATTAGGCACTCCATCACAAAAGGCCTGCTCAGACCAGGCAtgttggcccatgcctttaattccagcactcaggaagcagaggcaggtggatctctgtgagtttgaggccagcctggtctgcaaatcaagtccaggacagacagggctctgttacacagagaaatcctgtcttgaaacctAACCGTCcccacccctcaaaaaaaaaaaaaagacaaaagaaaaggccTGCTCAGATACTGGTCTGAGGCTCACCTGACCTGATGACACAGGAAACTCACagccgccacccccacccccacccctacccaacATTTTCAGCCCAAGCATCACTAATTTTTGCAGCCGGTATGATAAATGGCATTGTCGGCAAAATGACATCTTTCTAATCTGCTGCAAGACAGATGGGTCCCTgtgcaagctctctctctctctctctctctctctctctctctctctctctctctctgagtctgcCCAAGCCAGCCTTGCCGAGATTTGGGGGATAATGGGACAGACATGGACTCAGGGTCTGTGAGGAAGAGACTTCAGGGCTCTGAGCCAGGTATGAACCCAGGTGGCTGCTACAAACCTCTTTCCTAAACATTACTGTGTCTCTTTTAATATTCCAACAGTGATCTCCGTTCCTTGCCATCCACACTCAGGTCTATTCAATTCAGTTTTCATTTCAACCAAAATCACAATGTTAACCCagatgtagtggcacacacctgaaattctagcattcaggagactgaggcaagaccaGCTTGGGCTGGCTGCACAGCAAAaccctgccttttaaaaaaacaacaaaatcctagagctggaaagatgactcagtcagtaaaCTGCCTGGCATGCAAGCATGAGATCTTATGTTGATGCCCAGCACCTATCAGGTATGGCAACCCACCCAGCCCTGGCgaggaaacaggaggattgctggagaTTCCCTGGCTAACCAGAACAGCTAAACTGAAGAGCTTCTAGTTCACTGAGAAACCTGATCTCGAAAACTAAAGTGGAGAGGAATTGAGGCAGACTCCTAGTGTTGACTGTGGtctccacatatatacatatgcatgtgtacccatacacacatgtgtgtaccaaCATATGAACACTTAacacacagagacctgcctggtctacatagtgagtttcaggacagctaagattacaaagagagaccttgtcttaaaataaaataaaataaaataaaataaaataaaataaaataaaatatagagggACAAGCCATCAGATACTGTTTCTGGCTCTGATGTCCACCTCTGGTTGAGCCTGGAGAGGTCTGTGGCCAtagcccttcctttctccttttcaggTTCCCAGCCGCTGGGATCTGAACCCTAGGAAACTGCAGATCAGGAACTGTCAACACCTTCCTATGGTAGAGAGTGGGAGAGAACCACTCTAAGGATTGAGGTGAATTGGGGGTCTGGATGGGAAGACCGAGAGTCAAGAACTGGCAGGTGTCTATTTGGAAGGCTCCAGCCTGCAGGTGCCTATCACCCAGAAGCTGGTGGAGCCAGGCCTGGCCTTGAAGACTAAAGCagtgctgccctcttctggccacactGCCATCCGTCCTCTGCCAGGCTGAGCTACTGAGACTAGGGAcatagtgagtgagtgagtgactcTCCAAAGATAGCGTGTGACACTCAAACCCCCTCCCAGGATCCCACAGGCTGACCACAGCCTCCAGCAACTGGCAGGCTTTCTCTAACTGCTCAAAGTCAAGGAATACAGTGTCTTCACTGGGTGTAGTGTTATGCGCTAATCCCACACTTGGAAGGCTAAGGAGAGTTTAGGCTACAAgactaacaaacaaaaccactgtcccagctgggcaatggtggcgcatgcctttaatcccagcacttgggaagcagaggcaggtggatttctgagttcgaggccagcctagtttacaaaagtgagttccaggacagccagggctatacagagaaaccctgtctcgacacccccccccccaaaaaaagaaaaaaaccactgtCCCATCTATCTAAAGCTCTCAGAGTATGCCTGGAGCTCCTTACTTGAGCAACGCCTCAGCTTGCATCCTTTGGTCACCCTGTGTGCTGTCTCTCTACCACTGCCTGCTCCCAACAGTTTCCACGTGtccatttggatttttttttttcccaagccaTTTTGGCCATGCCCTGGCTCCACTGTTCCTACCTTGGGAACTGGTTAGTTTGCATCTAACCAGGGACCAGAGATACAGCCCTAGAACTGGGGGAGTTTAGACTTCATCCAGGGCCATCCCCAGTCCTGTTGGCAAGGGACTATTAGACCCAGAGACGAGGGGGAAAACCACACAGCGTGTCAGTAGCCACGCTCAGATGGACCTGCCCAGGAGCCCTGGAGGTCACCTAGTGGCCAGCATGGAAACCCAGATAAACTTACCAAAGATCCCCAGCCCCTCATCCATAGCAAGGCCcagaggaagcagctgagagtgtttgcaaaacaaaggaatgaataaacaaaaatatttatccaATGCCTCTGCATTCTGGCCACTCAGCAGGCACCAGCTCTGCTACCAGAATCCACGGTCAAGTTGCTCAATGTGTTCTAGGAAAATAGCATgtgaggcaggagggaggagcaTGCAACAGCAGAGACCTCAGTCACAAATGTCCACAATCAGTGGGCACAAGTGGGGTGAATGTTTGATGCCCATGGTGAAGGCAGGTATGCGGGGTTTGTGCACAGTGACCGGCTGGATGTCGTGGGAGCCAGGGCCAGGCCGATGCGTGTGGTCCAAAGGACAGCCAAAGCGCTTGGCCATGCTAAACAAAGGGCTGCGGTTCTGGTAGACGGATGGCTCAGGTCGGGTATGCATAGCAGGTCCGGGACCTCCTGCTATATTCTCCTTGTGGAACCAATTCTTGTTTGTGGAAGCCAGACTATAGGAAGGGGCAGCTCGGAAGACAGGGATGTTGGTCCCCAGAGTGACTGGCAGCTGGTACTGGTTAGGAGCAGGGTTGGGATCCATCACTCTATATGGACACCGGTAGCCAAAAGTGTACTGGGGAGGCTGACGTTCCCCAGAGGGTCGAGTCTTCTCAAGGTTGTACTTGCAGGAGGCTGGCATGCAATTTATGCCTGAAAATAAGGAAAGTGGAGAGAGCCTCACAACTCCTGATACCAGCTGCTGGGTCACAAAGAGAGCTGAGTTCTTGCCCAACTCTAGGGCCTTCAAATAGTGCAGCAGCAGACCTGGGTCATTAGGATTACATGGGACTGTGAGCAGGGAAAGGGCACTAAGACAGTCCTCAGGATGGCGACATTGTTGTATACAAAAGCCATCACTGTCATTGTAGCAATAATTCCTTGGCAGTCAACATTATGGCATTGCCTGTGTCCCATGACAGGACCAGGAAATTTTCTTTAGGTCACTAGATATGTGAACTCATTAGCATGATTGACAAGAGCCCTGTGACATCACAACACAATGTATATTAATGTATATTATCACTGGGGTCTATGAATGGAAACAGGGACACATGCATAGTAATGGCAACATTGtgtccattttctctttttaaagacagttactatgtaaccctggctggcctggaacaggTTGTGTAGGCCAAGCTATCCTACCTCTGCTTTCCAACTGCTTTGACATTTGTGTCTTAATGTGTATTGAGATGCCAGTAGTCTCGGGTATGCCCTGCTTTGTCCCTTTCCAGGTGCTAAGgatggacaacacacacacacagctcatccTCCCAATGACCCACTTTCCCAAACAATCTTACGTGGATTGGAGATGCGCTCCTCCATGGGGACCTGGGGGCAGGTGGATATTCCAAAACGAGTTACTTTGGGATTCAAGAAATAGCAAGGTCCGGGGCTGTTTATGTCTATGATCCCTGCAAGGGACAAAAAAAGAGCTGGTCTGTTACAGCTGCCACCCCAGCAAGGGCTCCCTTCAGACTCCTCTGACTCTTAGCTGTCTGTGGACTTtgatttccttatctgtaaaatgggacctTTTGTGCAAGACTGCCAGAGGCTGCTGGCAGTACCACAGTGTGATCAGTCTCCTACCACAGACACATCCGGATTCGTGCCAAGGGCAGTGACAACCACTGCAGCTACTGTGAGTATTGAGAAAGGGCTCAGCCCCAGCCAAGAAACCTCTGCCAAAGGGATGTTaaggcgtgggggggggggcagtcaccCTAGACCTCAGGGCCCCAAACACACGACCATATCCCCGCCCAGCCTCTCATCTCACTGGGCTTGGCTGTCAGCCACAGGTCATCGCTGACCACTACAAGCTTCCGCAGCAGAATAAGTGACACCAGAGCCAAAGAGCCCCAGGGAAAGAGAGCCCTGCTCTGCCAGTGACAGGCCCGTGCCCCTCAGCTCCCTGGGTAGGGATCTGCCTGATCTACCTTCAGATGGTGTGGGTCCACTTAGGAAATCTTACTGgcttctttctgtctccatcttcacCAGCCACAGCCCCCAGTGGCCTGTGGCAGCAACCTTGGACATTAGACCCGACCCTTAAGGGACAGACAGTGGGGACTGCTCACGTTTCTTAGTGTGCCGTGTATGCAGACTGTAAGCTGGCTCCTGGAACATGGAGATGTCATGGGCTATATAGCCAGTACAGGATGACCGGAGGTACTTGGCAGGCCCTGGACCTGGGAGGACAAACAAGACAACCTTTAGCCTCAGCCCTCGGCCCACGGTGAGAACACAGGGGGCTTTGCTCTGGCTAAAGGCATACTGCCACAGAGCTGGGTATCAGCTGGTTCCCTACAAGGTAGTATGCAGAGATAAAAGGCAATTTCCTGTGGATCCAGCTCACTGTAAGAGAGAGGCAACAGTCATAGTCAACGGGGAACTTGGTATCGAGAC
This portion of the Mus musculus strain C57BL/6J chromosome 9, GRCm38.p6 C57BL/6J genome encodes:
- the Odf3l1 gene encoding outer dense fiber protein 3-like protein 1 isoform X2 → MKQSKGSRNYVFYAQHPEKEEEVPSWHEIKQTPVIMATIKGPGPAKYLRSSCTGYIAHDISMFQEPAYSLHTRHTKKRIIDINSPGPCYFLNPKVTRFGISTCPQVPMEERISNPRINCMPASCKYNLEKTRPSGERQPPQYTFGYRCPYRVMDPNPAPNQYQLPVTLGTNIPVFRAAPSYSLASTNKNWFHKENIAGGPGPAMHTRPEPSVYQNRSPLFSMAKRFGCPLDHTHRPGPGSHDIQPVTVHKPRIPAFTMGIKHSPHLCPLIVDICD
- the Odf3l1 gene encoding outer dense fiber protein 3-like protein 1 isoform 1 (isoform 1 is encoded by transcript variant 1), yielding MGTYCCGPQCEPFIILLVPHTVSGTLPLAFTMKQSKGSRNYVFYAQHPEKEEEVPSWHEIKQTPVIMATIKGPGPAKYLRSSCTGYIAHDISMFQEPAYSLHTRHTKKRIIDINSPGPCYFLNPKVTRFGISTCPQVPMEERISNPRINCMPASCKYNLEKTRPSGERQPPQYTFGYRCPYRVMDPNPAPNQYQLPVTLGTNIPVFRAAPSYSLASTNKNWFHKENIAGGPGPAMHTRPEPSVYQNRSPLFSMAKRFGCPLDHTHRPGPGSHDIQPVTVHKPRIPAFTMGIKHSPHLCPLIVDICD